Proteins encoded by one window of Planctomycetia bacterium:
- a CDS encoding methionyl-tRNA formyltransferase, with product MMGTGVFAEPTFSALLKSRHTLLGLVTNPDRPSGKDREMERGIKKLAVDAGLPVYQPLNINTPEAVTYLRTHFAADIYVVAAYGQLLSKDVLSIPARGGINVHSSLLPKYRGAAPIAWAIYHGDTQTGVTIIRMTPRMDAGEMLAQATETIHADDTAGTLEARLAKLGASLALSVLEQIEQGTEQGIPQDMKLVTKAPKLSKEMALIDFNRTASQVDCQIRAFQPWPNPYTYWHRSSGQPLRLIVLRATPDASQQTEKAPGEVIQVGPNQLSIACGQGTVLNLLTIQPSGKKEQPVSEFIRGYRVQVGDRLGSEANK from the coding sequence ATGATGGGCACAGGTGTCTTTGCTGAACCAACTTTCTCAGCATTACTGAAAAGCAGACACACTCTTCTCGGTCTGGTCACCAACCCTGACCGCCCCAGTGGCAAAGATCGCGAGATGGAACGAGGCATCAAAAAGCTTGCAGTAGATGCTGGCTTGCCTGTCTATCAGCCTCTCAACATCAATACTCCTGAAGCTGTCACTTATCTGCGGACACATTTCGCAGCCGATATTTATGTAGTGGCAGCCTACGGCCAGCTTCTGTCCAAAGATGTGTTGAGCATCCCTGCACGAGGCGGCATCAATGTACACTCGTCACTGCTACCGAAGTACCGTGGGGCAGCGCCCATTGCCTGGGCTATCTATCATGGTGATACACAAACGGGAGTCACCATCATCCGCATGACGCCACGCATGGATGCTGGTGAAATGCTGGCACAGGCGACGGAAACCATTCATGCTGATGATACCGCAGGCACGCTCGAAGCACGGCTCGCCAAGCTGGGTGCATCACTCGCTCTGAGTGTACTGGAGCAGATAGAGCAGGGTACCGAGCAAGGCATCCCTCAGGATATGAAACTGGTCACCAAAGCGCCCAAGCTCAGCAAAGAGATGGCACTGATTGACTTCAACCGTACTGCCAGCCAGGTTGATTGCCAGATACGCGCCTTCCAACCCTGGCCTAATCCCTACACCTATTGGCATCGCAGTTCAGGACAGCCACTCAGGCTGATCGTCCTCCGCGCCACGCCAGACGCATCTCAACAAACCGAAAAAGCCCCAGGCGAAGTAATCCAAGTCGGGCCCAACCAGTTAAGCATTGCCTGTGGACAAGGCACCGTGCTGAATCTGCTCACCATCCAACCCAGCGGAAAAAAAGAACAACCCGTCTCTGAGTTCATACGGGGTTACCGAGTGCAGGTGGGAGATCGATTAGGAAGCGAAGCAAACAAATAA